The following proteins come from a genomic window of Ilumatobacter coccineus YM16-304:
- the glpK gene encoding glycerol kinase GlpK: MSEPNTDTTTADCVIAIDAGTTGVRSRAVFTDDSPTVASYREFTQHYPEPGWVEHDADEIWAAVVATLTEVVAEVGRDRVAAIGITNQRETVVAWNRATGKPYGTAIVWQDRRTAHRCDELEAAGHLDLVRERTGLVLDPYFSGTKFAWLLEHRDIPNDGDLALGTIDAWLIWNLTGGEVFATDVTNASRTMLCDIRSRAWDPDLCDLLGVPIDALPTIVASSGRIGVTSDACGVPAGIPVSGVAGDQQAALFGQACVEPGMAKNTYGTGSFVLLNVGETCPPPTAGMLTTVAWTLADGTTHYALEGAIFVTGAAIQWLRDGLNIIDDAGETGPLAESVTDTGGVYFVPALTGLGSPWWDPYARGAIVGITRGTGRAEIVRATVESMAYQTRDVVDAMVAASGTPIIDLRVDGGAAVMDLLCQFQADQLGVTVQRPVEQETTALGAAFLAGLAEGVWASTDDIGAAWTLDAQFEPTTDRAAGDALHANWLRAVERSRHWES, encoded by the coding sequence GTGAGCGAGCCGAACACCGACACGACCACTGCCGACTGCGTCATCGCGATCGACGCTGGCACCACCGGGGTGCGCAGTCGAGCGGTCTTCACCGACGACTCCCCCACCGTGGCGTCGTACCGGGAGTTCACCCAGCACTATCCCGAGCCGGGCTGGGTCGAACACGACGCGGACGAGATCTGGGCAGCGGTCGTCGCCACCCTGACCGAGGTGGTCGCCGAGGTGGGGCGCGACCGCGTCGCCGCGATCGGCATCACCAATCAGCGCGAGACGGTTGTGGCCTGGAATCGGGCGACCGGCAAGCCGTACGGCACCGCCATCGTGTGGCAAGACCGCCGGACCGCGCATCGCTGTGACGAACTCGAAGCAGCCGGTCACCTCGACCTGGTCCGCGAGCGAACCGGTCTCGTGCTCGACCCGTACTTCTCGGGCACCAAGTTCGCCTGGTTGCTCGAGCACCGAGACATTCCGAACGACGGCGACCTGGCGCTCGGCACGATCGACGCCTGGCTGATCTGGAACCTGACCGGTGGCGAGGTGTTCGCCACCGATGTCACCAACGCGAGCCGGACGATGCTCTGCGACATCCGCTCGCGGGCGTGGGACCCCGACCTGTGTGATCTGTTGGGCGTGCCCATCGACGCGCTGCCGACGATCGTCGCGTCGAGCGGCCGGATCGGGGTGACGTCCGACGCGTGCGGTGTGCCGGCCGGGATCCCCGTGAGCGGGGTGGCGGGCGACCAGCAGGCGGCGTTGTTCGGCCAGGCCTGTGTCGAACCCGGGATGGCGAAGAACACGTACGGCACCGGCTCGTTCGTGCTGCTCAACGTGGGCGAGACGTGTCCGCCGCCGACCGCCGGCATGCTCACCACCGTGGCGTGGACGCTCGCCGACGGCACGACGCACTACGCGCTCGAAGGGGCGATCTTCGTGACGGGAGCGGCGATCCAGTGGTTGCGCGACGGGCTGAACATCATCGACGACGCTGGCGAGACCGGACCCCTCGCCGAGTCGGTTACCGACACCGGCGGTGTCTACTTCGTCCCGGCGCTCACCGGCCTCGGGTCACCGTGGTGGGATCCGTATGCCCGTGGGGCCATCGTCGGGATCACACGCGGCACGGGTCGGGCCGAGATCGTGCGGGCCACGGTGGAGTCGATGGCGTATCAGACGCGTGACGTCGTCGATGCGATGGTTGCGGCCAGCGGTACGCCGATCATCGATCTGCGCGTCGATGGTGGCGCCGCGGTGATGGATCTGCTGTGCCAGTTCCAGGCCGATCAGCTCGGCGTGACGGTGCAGCGTCCCGTCGAGCAGGAGACGACGGCACTCGGCGCTGCGTTCCTGGCCGGGCTGGCCGAGGGCGTGTGGGCGTCGACCGACGACATCGGTGCGGCGTGGACGCTCGATGCACAGTTCGAACCCACCACCGATCGCGCCGCCGGTGACGCGCTGCACGCCAACTGGCTCCGCGCCGTCGAGCGTTCCCGCCACTGGGAATCCTGA
- a CDS encoding 6-phosphofructokinase — MRVGILTGGGDCPGLNAVIRAAVRKGERHYGDELVGFLDAWDGVRDRRTTPLSVESMRGMLPRGGTVLGTRRGSPFETDDGVEHVKQSMSDFGLDGLIVIGGNGSLSIACRLHAEHGIPIVGVPKTIDNDIEGTDLTFGFTTAVQIATDAIDRLHTTAESHDRVMVVEVMGRHTGWIATHAGIAGGATAVLIPEIPFDISELCERLTRRHERGRFASIVVVAEGAEPAAGTLEMEEKVYDRFGHVVLGGVATRIAHAIAEQTGFETRVVQLGHVQRGGTPTAFDRVLSTRFGVAAIDAVHAQEWGKMTVLRGENIELEDLTVAVGKTRTVDMELFDGVASHFFA; from the coding sequence GTGCGTGTCGGAATCCTCACAGGTGGCGGTGATTGCCCCGGTCTCAACGCAGTGATCAGAGCGGCGGTGCGAAAGGGCGAACGCCACTACGGCGATGAACTGGTCGGCTTTCTCGACGCCTGGGACGGAGTGCGCGACCGGCGCACCACACCGCTCAGCGTCGAGTCGATGCGGGGGATGCTCCCACGGGGCGGCACCGTGCTCGGCACCCGCCGAGGCAGCCCGTTCGAGACCGACGACGGCGTCGAGCACGTCAAACAGTCGATGTCCGACTTCGGCCTCGACGGCCTGATCGTGATCGGCGGCAACGGCAGCCTCTCGATCGCCTGCCGGCTGCACGCCGAACACGGCATCCCGATCGTCGGTGTCCCCAAGACGATCGACAACGACATCGAAGGCACCGACCTCACGTTCGGCTTCACCACCGCAGTACAGATCGCGACCGACGCGATCGACCGCCTCCACACCACGGCCGAGAGCCACGACCGAGTCATGGTCGTCGAGGTGATGGGTCGGCACACGGGCTGGATCGCCACGCACGCCGGCATCGCCGGCGGTGCGACCGCAGTGCTCATCCCCGAGATTCCGTTCGACATCAGCGAACTCTGCGAACGCCTCACCCGTCGCCACGAACGCGGACGGTTCGCCTCGATCGTCGTCGTGGCCGAAGGCGCCGAGCCGGCCGCCGGCACGCTCGAGATGGAAGAGAAGGTCTACGACCGGTTCGGCCACGTCGTGCTCGGCGGCGTCGCGACACGCATCGCCCACGCGATCGCCGAGCAGACCGGGTTCGAGACGCGAGTGGTCCAACTGGGTCACGTCCAACGCGGCGGCACGCCCACCGCGTTCGACCGCGTGCTCTCGACGAGGTTCGGCGTTGCCGCGATCGACGCGGTGCACGCGCAGGAGTGGGGCAAGATGACCGTGCTGCGCGGCGAGAACATCGAACTCGAAGACCTCACCGTGGCGGTCGGCAAGACCCGCACCGTCGACATGGAACTCTTCGACGGCGTCGCCTCCCACTTCTTCGCCTGA